The nucleotide sequence GCGATCATGGCACTCATGCCCACGACAGCCTGTGCCGCCCAAGTGGCGGCTGCACCATCGCCATGCAGGGCGAACTCCAGCACCAGTACACCCTGCGCCGCATCCCAGTGGCTGGGGGTGTAATCGCGCAGTATGGTTTCGCCCTGCGCATTGCTGAAGATGAACTTGATGTGGTCATCAAAAGACTGGGACTGGAAACCGGCCAGGTCCTCCCCGCTAAAGCGGATACGGGCAAAGCCGTCGCCAGGGCGCTCGACCTTGCTCACCGTTACCTTGCGCTTGATCAGTTCATATCTGACCCGTTCAATGCGGTGTTGCGGCAAAATGCTAGACATAGTCACTCCAATTAATTGACAATATCACCTAATATGCAAAATAAAGTTGACCTTGTCAACCAAGTTGACGACACCGCCGAGCAGATTTTCGAATCCATTCACACGCTGATGCATCAATATCGCGCGCTCCAGTTTGCTGCCATTCGTGCAGACGAGCTGGGCCTGACGCATATGGAAGGCAAGGTGCTGGGTTATTTCTCCCGTCATCCGGGAGCCAGCCAGAGTGACCTGGCCCTGCACTCGGGCCGTGACAAGGCGCAGCTCACCCGGCTGATTGCCCGCCTGAAGGAAGCCGGACTACTGCAAGCCCATGCCGACGAGCGCGACCGCCGCACGGTACGCCTGACGCTGACGGCAGACGGCCAGGCACTGCACAGCACCTTGCGCCAGCAGGGTCGCCAACTGGCAGCCAAGGCCATGGACGGCATCAGTCCACAGCAACGCAGCGAGCTGTTGCAGTTATTGCAACAGGTCAAAAGCAATCTCGACCAGCCCGACTAGCCACTCCCCCTCTGCGACGGTGGCCAAGCGGCTGCCGATAGCCCCGCCAGACAAGGCCTGGCGGTGGCCGGCTGGCTGTCCAGCCCTCTTCCCCGACCCATTCGCCTATTTGATGATTTTTGTTTTAAATAAATCAACTATTGCCAGTATTGATTTTCAAGCGCGCCACTTCTACACTGCAAGCACAATTACTTACAAATGAATGGCTTTATTTTAAATCACATTTTGCGATTCAAAATAGGCCACCCCGGATGAGTGCAGGAGGTGTGTGATGAAGAAAATTATTGGCGTGATGATTGCCCTGGCCTGCCTGCAAGCAAATGTTGCCAGTGCCGACAACGGCGGCCGTATCGATTTTTCCGGGCAGATCACCAAGAGCACCTGCGCCATTCCTGCTGCCACCCTCATGGCTTATGCCAGCCAGCCACGCCTGTATCAGGCAGCTCGCCAGCAAGCTTCCGGCCCGTCCTGCTCCGGCATGGACAACACCCAGTCGCTGACCCTGAGCAAAGTGCAAGGCACGGCAACGGGTAGTGGCATCGTCAATATCGTCTACAACTGAAACCGCCCTGCCCGGCGGCGGTCCGCCAGAATGCAAAAAACCAGCAGCCTGATTTCAGCTGCTGGTTTTTTCATATTGCACGGCCCGGCAAGAGCGCCGGCCTGCGCGCTATTGATACAACATGGTGACGCTGACAATGGACTGTACTGTCCCGGGCACCATGGTTGCCGTCCGGTAGTACTCAACATAAACCGGCAGTTGCGCCATCTGCGATTGCACATTCACCACCCGGGTATTGTTGGTGGAGTTGGCACCGATATTCAGCCCATCACCAGCCGATGCCATATTGACCGCCACCCCTTTCGCCGTACCGTTATTGGCAAACTCGGTGCCAATATTGCTGTCGGGCGTACCGGAAAAATTGAAGGTGGCAGTACGCACGCCAGTCGAACAATTACTGGCGGTAATGGTGAAATAGGTCCGGCCAAAGGTGCTGCCCACGCCGGGGAAGTTGAAGGTCGAGGCATTGGGCAGGGTGATGCTGCGGTTGACATCAGCAGCGCTCAGCGCGCAGGTCCCACCCGGAGTAAAGGTGACACTGCCGTTCAGCAACTGATTAAAATTAATCGGCACATTATTCAGACCGCCCTTGCCATCCAGCTGGAATACCGGGTAGCTATTGATGTTGACCACACCGCTGCTGGGTGAATTGGACGACTTCAATATCACGATGGAGTACTGCAGATTGCTGGTGACCTGCCCGCCACTGGGTATGTAAATACCGGTATTGATGGCGCCACTGGTCTGGGTATAGGTGACGCCATTGAAAATGATGCCGATCTGCACGCCTGCCGCCAGCGTCTGGTTTGTCGGGTTGACCCAGAAATAGACGTTCTCTCCCACACTCTGCGAGCAGTACACCGAGATGCTTTGCAGCGGAGACTGCCAGATGACCGTTCCGGTGGCTGCAGTCGAGGAGATATACACATTATTCGGCAGCGTCAATGTGCTGCTCAGCGGCCCACCGGACTGGTTCAACCAGCAACCCAGCGCGTGGCTGGCATTGGGCAGCAATAACAGCAGCAAACCCAGAGCCGCGAATGTCTGTTGCAGGTACTTGCGCATATTCATAACCATTTCAGTAAAGGACGGATCGCCGTATGCCATGCCTCAAGGCTGGCTGCCCGATCCGTCGGGTGACTACTGGCATACCGCTTCTGTCTGCAGATAGCCCTTGTTCTTGCGGACGCCGGCGTCTTGCACCGGACTGGTGTAGCTGAAGCTGCACTGCTGTCGGGCCTGTGCGCCCCAGCTCACGCGCAGGGCCTTGCCTTCCTGACCACGCAGGAAGGTGCGACCACCCTGCCCCACCATGGCCAGCTCGGTACCGTCGGCCTGCTGCACGCTGGCGCCCACCGGCAGATTGTCGCCATTGCTCTGCCGCAAACGGACAATCATCGGCTTGCCCTGCTGGGTGGGGAATTTCACCATGGCGATGGCACCGGAGCGCGGTGCCAGCTTGCTGGAGGTTTCCTGCAATTCCACGTCTTCACTCATGCCCTTGGGGTCGAGCGTGATGTCGTTTTGCCGATACGGCATCAGGTTGGTGACCACGGCATAGCCCTTGCGGTTAACCTGCACGCCATTGACGTTATTGACCATGGCACCTTCCGCGCCAGGCGCTTCGATCACCGCGATGGATTCGCCCAGTGACTGCGCTGCCGTCACCCCACCGGGGTGGAACACCAGCGCACCGCTCACCCCCAGCGATTGCTGTGAGGTGTTGCCCATGCTGCTGGCCCCTGCCGAGAAGGTAGCGACCGAGGTGGCATATTGCAGATTGCCACCACCGCCGGTGCTGCTGTCCTTGCCGTTGAA is from Aquitalea aquatilis and encodes:
- a CDS encoding MarR family winged helix-turn-helix transcriptional regulator, whose protein sequence is MQNKVDLVNQVDDTAEQIFESIHTLMHQYRALQFAAIRADELGLTHMEGKVLGYFSRHPGASQSDLALHSGRDKAQLTRLIARLKEAGLLQAHADERDRRTVRLTLTADGQALHSTLRQQGRQLAAKAMDGISPQQRSELLQLLQQVKSNLDQPD
- a CDS encoding fimbrial protein — translated: MNMRKYLQQTFAALGLLLLLLPNASHALGCWLNQSGGPLSSTLTLPNNVYISSTAATGTVIWQSPLQSISVYCSQSVGENVYFWVNPTNQTLAAGVQIGIIFNGVTYTQTSGAINTGIYIPSGGQVTSNLQYSIVILKSSNSPSSGVVNINSYPVFQLDGKGGLNNVPINFNQLLNGSVTFTPGGTCALSAADVNRSITLPNASTFNFPGVGSTFGRTYFTITASNCSTGVRTATFNFSGTPDSNIGTEFANNGTAKGVAVNMASAGDGLNIGANSTNNTRVVNVQSQMAQLPVYVEYYRTATMVPGTVQSIVSVTMLYQ